One window of Dermacentor albipictus isolate Rhodes 1998 colony chromosome 9, USDA_Dalb.pri_finalv2, whole genome shotgun sequence genomic DNA carries:
- the LOC135916537 gene encoding zinc finger protein 84-like, giving the protein MPFHCHLCARSFTVKSTLKEHLHIHTGEKPFQCPSCPRRFPRKSNLNQHLCTHTSQRSLQCPLCPQSFSQKSTLNRHLHTHTGEKPLHCPACPQRFLQKSNLNQHLRTHTGEKPFQCPSCPQRLSRKSYLNQHLRTHTGEKPFQCPSCSQSFSQKHALNRHLRTHTGEKPFQCPSCPQSFSQKNALNQHLRTHTGEKPFQCPACPQRFSQKSNLNKHLRTHTGEKPLHCPACPQRFSRKSNLNRHLRTHTGEKPFQCPSCPQRLSQKSYLNQHLCTHSGEKPFQCPLCPQSFSQKYALNTHLRTHTGEKPFQCPSCPQSFSQKSTLNRHLRTHTGEKPFQCPSCPQSFSLKSTLNTHLHTHTGKKPFQCPACPQRFSQKSNLNKHLCTHTGEKPFQCPSCPQSFSQKHNLKRHLRTHTGEKPFQCPSCPQSFSQKHTLNQHLCTHTGEKPFQCPSCPLSFSQKNALNQHLQTHTGEKLFQCPLCPQSFSQKSTLNVHLHFH; this is encoded by the coding sequence ATGCCATTTCATTGCCATTTATGCGCTAGGAGCTTCACAGTGAAGTCTACATTGAAGGAACACCTGCACATTCACACaggagagaagccatttcagtgcccttcgtgcCCTCGAAGATTCCCACGAAAGAGTAATCTCAATCAACACCTGTGCACCCACACTAGCCAGAGGTCACTTCAATGCCCTttgtgccctcagagcttctcacaaaagagtACTCTGAACCGGCACCTGCACACCcatacaggtgagaagccattgcATTGCCCTGCGTGCCCTCAGAGATTTTTACAAAAGAGTAATCTGAACCAGcatctgcgcacccacacaggcgagaagccatttcaatgcccttcatgccctcagagatTATCACGAAAGAGTTATCTGAACCAGcatctgcgcacccacacaggtgagaagccatttcaatgcccatcgtgctctcagagcttctcacagaaACATGCTCTGAACagacacctgcgcacccacacaggtgagaagccatttcaatgcccatcatgccctcagagcttttCACAGAAAAATGCTCTGAACCAACACCTGCGCACCcatacaggcgagaagccatttcagtgccctgcgTGCCCTCAGAGATTTTCACAAAAGAGTAATCTGAACAAGcatctgcgcacccacacaggtgagaagccattgcATTGCCCTGCGTGCCCTCAGAGATTTTCACGAAAGAGTAATCTGAACCGGcatctgcgcacccacacaggcgagaagccatttcaatgcccttcatgccctcagagatTATCACAAAAGAGTTATCTGAACCAGCATCTGTGCACCCActcaggtgagaagccatttcaatgcccattgtgccctcagagcttctcacagaaATATGCTCTGAACacacacctgcgcacccacacaggtgaaaagccatttcaatgcccatcgtgccctcagagcttctcacagaaAAGTACTCTGAACCGACACCTGCGCACCcatacaggcgagaagccatttcaatgcccttcatgccctcagagcttctcactaaAGAGTACTCTGAACACACACCTGCACACCCATACAGGaaagaagccatttcagtgccctgcgTGCCCTCAGAGATTTTCACAAAAGAGTAATCTGAACAAGCATctgtgcacccacacaggtgagaagccatttcaatgcccatcgtgccctcaaagcttctcacagAAACACAATCTGAAGaggcacctgcgcacccacacaggtgaaaagccatttcaatgcccatcgtgccctcagagcttctcacagaaACATACTCTGAACCAGCACctgtgcacccacacaggtgagaagccatttcaatgcccatcGTGCCCTCTGAGCTTCTCACAGAAGAATGCTCTGAACCAACACCTGCAAACCCACACAGGAGAGAAGCTATTTCAGTGCCCTttatgccctcaaagcttctcacaaaagtCAACATTGAATGTTCACCTGCACTTCCACTAA